A single region of the Silene latifolia isolate original U9 population chromosome 8, ASM4854445v1, whole genome shotgun sequence genome encodes:
- the LOC141596805 gene encoding uncharacterized protein LOC141596805 produces the protein MGHNKPRRVKNHRSQRAQPSSSYDPSVEGESLPNEHTIDNETELAGPKVQLAMWDFGQCDSKKCTGRKLARFNLLKELRVTAGFGGVVLSPVGTSCVSREDYSLIKQRGLAVVDCSWARLGDVPFVKLRCAAPRLLPWLVAANPVNYGRPCELSCVEALSAALIICGEEETANLLLGKFKWGHAFLSLNKELLKAYSECKDSVEILSVQNAWLSQETSKTVKVVQGKEDKDGELSDEEGNSCESNDGLPPLERNVNHLKLESEEESESEETEE, from the coding sequence ATGGGTCATAACAAGCCCAGGCGAGTGAAAAATCATCGTTCCCAGCGAGCCCAACCTAGCTCCAGCTATGATCCTTCTGTTGAAGGCGAGTCGCTTCCAAACGAGCACACAATAGATAACGAAACCGAACTTGCAGGACCCAAAGTCCAGCTTGCCATGTGGGATTTCGGACAATGTGACTCAAAAAAGTGCACTGGTCGGAAATTAGCTAGGTTTAACTTGTTGAAAGAATTGCGAGTGACAGCTGGTTTCGGGGGTGTTGTCCTAAGCCCTGTCGGGACAAGTTGTGTCTCGAGAGAGGACTACTCTTTGATCAAACAGCGAGGGTTGGCCGTTGTAGATTGTTCGTGGGCACGGCTGGGTGATGTGCCATTTGTGAAGCTACGGTGTGCTGCTCCTCGCTTACTACCTTGGCTGGTGGCAGCCAACCCGGTGAACTACGGCAGGCCATGTGAGTTATCTTGCGTGGAAGCTTTGTCGGCTGCGTTGATCATTTGCGGCGAAGAGGAAACTGCGAATTTGTTGCTTGGCAAGTTCAAATGGGGGCACGCGTTTCTGTCACTTAATAAGGAGTTGCTCAAGGCTTATTCGGAATGTAAAGACAGCGTTGAGATACTCTCAGTTCAAAATGCTTGGTTGTCTCAGGAAACCTCGAAAACAGTGAAAGTCGTGCAAGGTAAAGAAGATAAAGATGGGGAACTGAGTGACGAAGAAGGTAACTCTTGTGAGTCCAATGATGGGCTTCCACCATTGGAAAGGAATGTAAATCATCTGAAGTTGGAGAGCGAGGAGGAAAGTGAATCTGAAGAGACTGAAGAGTAG